The proteins below come from a single Halobacillus salinarum genomic window:
- a CDS encoding response regulator transcription factor, giving the protein MNLLLAEDDQKLGRLLVHMLRKEFHQVDWVTDGQSAYDYAVSQMYDVLILDWMMPEMTGREVCASLRKAGCSSPILMLTARDSVDDSVLGLDSGADDYVVKPCEFEALFARIRALSRRTAKWNEDTVAIGPLLLNKTAHSLQVNGEPLPLTFKEYQLMELLMTNAGRVLTREQLIQRIWGLDADVTDNNLDALIKLTRKKLRTLESEQLIKSVRNVGYQFG; this is encoded by the coding sequence ATGAATTTGTTACTGGCAGAAGACGACCAGAAGCTAGGCCGGCTTCTCGTTCATATGTTAAGAAAAGAATTTCATCAAGTAGATTGGGTTACAGACGGCCAATCCGCTTATGATTATGCGGTTTCCCAGATGTATGATGTACTTATTTTAGATTGGATGATGCCTGAAATGACTGGACGAGAAGTCTGTGCGTCGCTTAGAAAAGCAGGCTGTAGTTCACCGATTCTTATGCTGACAGCACGGGATAGTGTCGATGATAGTGTATTAGGACTTGATTCAGGTGCGGATGATTATGTCGTGAAACCCTGTGAATTTGAAGCGTTATTTGCCAGGATTCGCGCGCTTTCGAGAAGAACTGCCAAATGGAATGAGGATACGGTCGCCATTGGCCCGCTTTTATTAAATAAAACAGCACATTCATTACAAGTAAATGGTGAACCCCTCCCGCTTACATTTAAAGAGTATCAGCTGATGGAGCTGTTAATGACAAATGCGGGGAGAGTACTTACAAGAGAGCAGTTAATTCAAAGAATTTGGGGGCTGGATGCTGATGTTACGGATAATAACCTTGATGCACTCATTAAACTGACACGGAAAAAATTACGAACTTTAGAATCGGAGCAATTAATTAAAAGCGTACGGAATGTAGGGTATCAATTCGGATGA
- a CDS encoding sensor histidine kinase, protein MNPIIKKTKQRLMWLFALLTMLFLFLFVVIAYITVSRSVLSDQKEKVKEMVSDESIAHVLHEREEPRERVMNGNAMLFVTKDGEVIQQRGQNIEPLINEWMPSSLEIKEMDGTNGEFLIAAKPIGEAGYAYGGVNISQQKDVLKRLFIVLVLLTLVFTGVSMLLAFFISGRAIQPIIRSTKRQREFVNDASHELRTPLSILSAGFEVLESENKEQLTPFSKDTLQDMEGEVKRMTALVNDLLFLARSDSGKLPMNKQTFNLSELVIQSVRSFSRVADENKVNITTDVQQDVLFYGDETKIQQLLYVFLDNGVKYNQAGGSIKVELNTSNKNLTLKVIDTGIGIAVEHRSKIFERFYRVDKARAREKGSNGIGLSIAAFIVKAHEGIIQVESEEGEGTCFTLIFPDT, encoded by the coding sequence ATGAACCCTATTATAAAAAAGACCAAGCAGCGGCTCATGTGGTTATTTGCGCTTTTAACTATGCTCTTCCTGTTTTTATTTGTTGTAATCGCTTATATTACAGTTTCCCGCTCAGTTCTAAGCGATCAAAAAGAGAAAGTAAAGGAAATGGTTTCAGATGAATCGATCGCCCACGTCCTTCATGAAAGGGAAGAGCCTCGTGAACGAGTGATGAATGGAAATGCGATGCTGTTTGTCACTAAGGATGGTGAGGTTATTCAGCAGCGTGGTCAAAACATTGAACCTTTAATCAATGAATGGATGCCTTCTTCCTTGGAAATTAAAGAAATGGACGGTACAAACGGGGAATTCCTGATTGCTGCAAAACCAATTGGTGAAGCAGGTTATGCTTACGGAGGGGTCAACATTTCCCAGCAAAAGGATGTTTTGAAACGCTTGTTTATAGTTTTAGTGTTATTGACGCTAGTGTTTACTGGTGTTTCCATGCTGCTTGCCTTTTTTATTTCTGGTCGAGCGATACAGCCAATCATCCGTTCCACAAAACGACAACGAGAATTTGTTAACGATGCTTCTCATGAGTTGAGGACGCCTCTTAGTATTTTATCTGCAGGCTTTGAAGTTCTCGAGTCGGAAAATAAGGAGCAATTAACTCCATTTTCTAAAGATACTCTTCAAGACATGGAGGGGGAAGTTAAACGCATGACAGCTTTAGTTAATGATTTGTTATTTTTAGCACGTTCCGACTCAGGAAAACTTCCTATGAATAAGCAGACATTTAATCTGTCAGAACTTGTTATTCAGTCGGTCCGTTCATTCTCAAGAGTAGCGGACGAAAATAAGGTGAACATAACGACAGATGTACAACAAGACGTGCTGTTTTATGGTGACGAAACTAAAATTCAACAACTGTTATATGTATTTTTGGACAATGGTGTGAAGTATAATCAAGCAGGTGGAAGCATTAAAGTTGAATTAAATACCTCTAATAAAAATTTGACGCTTAAAGTGATCGATACAGGAATTGGGATTGCCGTAGAGCATCGGAGCAAAATATTTGAACGATTTTATCGCGTAGACAAAGCCCGGGCAAGAGAAAAAGGAAGCAATGGCATAGGCTTATCCATCGCTGCTTTTATTGTAAAAGCGCATGAAGGGATTATTCAGGTGGAAAGCGAAGAGGGGGAAGGAACGTGTTTTACACTGATTTTTCCGGATACTTGA
- the glmM gene encoding phosphoglucosamine mutase, with product MGKYFGTDGVRGIANKELTPELAFKLGRYGGYVLTKNVNKPKILIGRDTRISGEMLEGALYAGLLSIGAEVMRLGVISTPGVAYLTKALEAEAGIMISASHNPVEDNGIKFFGPDGFKLTDQQEEEVEALIDAEEDKLLRPAGADLGQINDYFEGGQKYIQHLKQTVDYDFEGLHIALDCAHGATSSLASHLFADLEADISSIGSSPDGLNINKGVGSTHPEALQELVKEKGADIGLAFDGDGDRLIAVDEKGEIVDGDQIMYICAKHMNQHGTLNHSTVVSTVMSNLGFYKAIEAEGMKSDKTAVGDRYVMEEMRRGGYNLGGEQSGHIIFLDHNTTGDGMLSALQLVNVMKETGKPLSELAGEMRKFPQVLKNVRVTDKQEVQTHPRIQDTIQQVEEEMGDSGRVLVRPSGTEPLVRIMVEAPTAEECETYVDRVVQVVQEELGMVE from the coding sequence ATGGGAAAATATTTTGGTACGGATGGTGTCCGAGGGATTGCCAACAAAGAATTAACACCTGAACTGGCTTTTAAGCTGGGGCGTTACGGAGGCTATGTCCTTACGAAGAATGTAAATAAGCCCAAGATTTTAATTGGTCGTGACACGCGTATTTCAGGAGAAATGCTGGAGGGTGCGTTATATGCAGGGCTTTTATCCATAGGAGCTGAAGTTATGCGTCTTGGCGTGATTTCTACTCCAGGGGTGGCTTACTTGACAAAGGCTCTTGAAGCAGAGGCTGGAATCATGATCTCTGCTTCTCATAATCCTGTTGAAGATAACGGGATAAAGTTCTTTGGTCCTGATGGGTTTAAATTGACAGATCAACAGGAAGAAGAAGTGGAAGCACTCATTGATGCGGAGGAGGATAAACTTCTTCGTCCGGCAGGAGCTGATCTCGGCCAAATCAATGATTATTTTGAAGGCGGACAGAAATACATTCAGCATTTGAAACAAACGGTTGACTATGATTTTGAAGGTCTTCATATTGCTTTGGATTGTGCCCATGGCGCAACTTCCTCCTTAGCTTCCCATTTATTCGCAGATCTGGAGGCGGATATTTCGTCCATAGGTTCTTCTCCCGACGGACTCAATATTAATAAAGGAGTAGGTTCCACCCATCCAGAAGCCCTTCAAGAGCTAGTGAAGGAAAAAGGCGCAGATATTGGACTTGCGTTCGATGGAGATGGAGACCGCCTGATTGCGGTTGATGAAAAAGGCGAAATTGTAGATGGCGACCAGATCATGTACATATGCGCTAAACATATGAATCAGCATGGAACCTTGAATCATTCTACAGTCGTTTCAACAGTAATGAGTAACTTAGGCTTTTATAAAGCCATTGAAGCTGAAGGAATGAAAAGTGATAAAACCGCAGTAGGCGACCGTTATGTGATGGAAGAAATGCGCAGAGGCGGATATAATTTAGGCGGGGAACAATCCGGTCATATTATCTTCCTTGACCACAACACGACAGGGGACGGAATGCTTTCAGCTCTGCAGCTTGTCAATGTGATGAAAGAAACAGGTAAACCATTATCTGAACTTGCAGGAGAAATGAGGAAGTTCCCTCAGGTGTTAAAAAACGTACGCGTAACCGATAAACAAGAGGTACAAACCCATCCGCGTATTCAAGATACCATTCAACAGGTTGAAGAAGAGATGGGAGACAGCGGCCGTGTTCTAGTACGCCCTTCTGGTACAGAACCGCTTGTTCGAATTATGGTGGAAGCTCCGACCGCAGAAGAGTGTGAAACCTATGTCGACCGGGTGGTACAAGTAGTCCAGGAAGAGTTAGGCATGGTGGAATAA
- a CDS encoding peptide ABC transporter substrate-binding protein — MKKERYILIVLSFIFTFVLAACSGGDSESTSSDSSKEQSGESKEQVLHLTDSAEIPTMDSSMTIDALAAQWLGSTKDGLYRLGKNGEPEPGIAKKHDVSDDGLTWTFHLREDAVWSNGDPVTAHDFVFAWQRAIDPDTGSEYGPYMMDGVIKNAESISQGDKSVDQLGVKAVDDYTFEVQLEKPIPYFESMTTFGTFLPMNKKFVEEKGEQYAMDADKLLANGPFKMTEWNHGEGWTLEKNPDYWDADKVKLDKINVKVVKDTASAVNLYETDETDRVNLSSEFVDEYRSSDEFKVEEEPTVFFLKMNQKNKLLSNLNARKAVQMVIDRQSMADVILNNGSLPIGGYVPGNFVKHPETDKDFREINGKLVEYDLDKAQELWSKAKEETGVDTVELRYLGGDTEVAKNLDAYIKDQLEQLDGLSIKVESVPFKVRLERDSKMDYDIENYGWGPDYIDPNTFLNLWVTDGGNNKTGYSNEEYDQLIKKAGSELAQKPVERFETFLKAEKKLVQDDAVIAPLYQRAKAQLWKPYVKGVTANPMGPDYTYKYAYIEGNE, encoded by the coding sequence ATGAAGAAAGAACGCTACATACTTATTGTGCTATCCTTCATTTTTACCTTTGTACTTGCGGCGTGTTCAGGAGGAGATAGTGAATCCACTTCCTCAGACAGCAGTAAGGAGCAGAGTGGAGAGTCAAAAGAGCAAGTGCTTCATCTAACAGATTCTGCTGAAATACCCACAATGGATTCGTCCATGACGATTGATGCCCTGGCAGCTCAGTGGCTTGGTTCCACAAAAGATGGTTTATATAGACTAGGAAAGAATGGGGAACCTGAACCCGGCATTGCCAAAAAACACGACGTCAGTGATGATGGATTAACATGGACTTTCCATTTAAGAGAGGATGCCGTCTGGTCGAATGGTGATCCTGTCACCGCCCACGATTTTGTCTTCGCCTGGCAGCGGGCGATTGATCCTGATACAGGTTCAGAATATGGTCCATATATGATGGATGGCGTCATTAAAAATGCCGAATCAATTTCCCAAGGGGACAAGTCGGTAGATCAGCTCGGAGTCAAAGCTGTCGATGATTATACGTTTGAAGTTCAATTGGAAAAGCCCATTCCCTATTTTGAATCAATGACGACCTTTGGCACCTTCCTGCCTATGAATAAGAAATTTGTTGAGGAGAAAGGTGAGCAGTATGCGATGGATGCAGATAAGCTGTTAGCCAACGGTCCGTTTAAGATGACAGAATGGAATCATGGAGAAGGCTGGACACTTGAAAAAAATCCAGACTACTGGGATGCGGATAAGGTGAAATTGGACAAAATCAATGTCAAGGTGGTCAAGGATACCGCTTCAGCCGTGAATTTATACGAAACCGATGAAACGGACCGGGTAAATTTGTCCTCTGAGTTTGTCGATGAATACCGGTCCTCTGATGAATTTAAGGTAGAAGAAGAGCCAACGGTTTTCTTTTTAAAAATGAATCAGAAGAACAAGCTGCTTTCTAATCTCAATGCCCGTAAAGCGGTCCAAATGGTGATTGATCGACAAAGCATGGCCGATGTTATTTTAAACAATGGTTCTCTCCCGATCGGAGGTTACGTGCCGGGAAATTTTGTGAAACATCCAGAAACAGACAAAGATTTTCGAGAGATCAATGGGAAGCTTGTAGAGTATGACCTGGACAAGGCACAAGAGCTTTGGTCTAAAGCGAAGGAAGAAACCGGCGTCGATACCGTAGAGCTCCGTTACTTAGGCGGGGATACAGAGGTCGCAAAAAACCTCGATGCTTATATTAAAGATCAGCTTGAACAACTGGACGGGTTAAGCATTAAAGTAGAAAGCGTTCCTTTCAAAGTCCGGCTGGAACGTGATTCGAAAATGGATTATGACATCGAAAATTATGGATGGGGACCAGATTATATTGATCCGAATACTTTCCTTAATTTATGGGTCACGGACGGAGGAAACAATAAAACCGGCTATTCCAATGAAGAGTATGATCAGTTGATTAAAAAGGCAGGCAGTGAATTAGCACAGAAACCTGTTGAACGATTCGAAACCTTTTTGAAAGCTGAGAAAAAGCTAGTTCAAGACGATGCAGTGATTGCGCCTCTCTACCAGCGCGCAAAAGCACAGCTTTGGAAGCCTTATGTCAAAGGGGTTACCGCAAATCCAATGGGTCCTGATTACACATACAAATATGCTTATATTGAAGGAAATGAATAG
- the sigW gene encoding RNA polymerase sigma factor SigW, with translation MESMIKQKIREVKKGDQSSFEDVVSFYQNKVFHICFRMIGNAYEAEDLAQEAFIRAYTNIHTFDEKRKFSTWLYRIATNLTIDRIRKKKPDYYLDAEVKGTEGLDMYSQLAADQALPEEEVESLELQTYIHREILALPPKYRSVIVLRYLDELSLQEIAEVLDIPVGTVKTRVHRGREALRKRLRHV, from the coding sequence ATGGAATCCATGATCAAACAGAAAATTAGAGAGGTTAAAAAAGGCGACCAATCATCCTTTGAAGATGTTGTGTCTTTTTACCAGAATAAAGTTTTTCATATATGCTTTCGTATGATTGGCAACGCCTATGAAGCAGAAGATCTTGCACAAGAAGCCTTTATCCGTGCATATACCAACATCCATACGTTTGATGAAAAACGTAAATTCTCGACCTGGCTGTATCGTATAGCGACGAATTTAACGATCGACCGTATACGAAAGAAAAAACCGGACTACTATCTTGACGCTGAAGTGAAAGGTACGGAAGGTCTTGATATGTATTCCCAGCTTGCGGCTGATCAAGCGTTACCGGAAGAAGAGGTAGAGAGCCTGGAGCTTCAAACCTATATTCACCGGGAGATCCTTGCCTTACCACCAAAATACCGCAGTGTAATTGTACTCAGGTATCTCGATGAACTTTCGCTGCAGGAAATCGCAGAAGTTTTAGATATTCCCGTAGGTACAGTCAAGACAAGAGTTCATCGCGGCAGGGAAGCGTTACGCAAAAGGCTTCGTCATGTGTAA
- a CDS encoding FAD:protein FMN transferase, translated as MSRRMEFPCMGTVFSIEADNPEALEKWFHRAEAKYSRFIKSSEVSHLNDQTVSNTWLDVSEEFYFILKEMDKYKSLTQSLFNPYLGAHIKALGYEHSFSRIKNSSFQPYTPFVHGESILFHPSQPKVKKIANMEIDPGGFVKGWSADQGFLLAQGEECVINAGGDMRFRFLKPQVIGITNPFDFETDIARITLQAGALATSSVKYRRWKTLDGEKHHLLNGQTGKNPVSDVVQTTVFAPSAPEAEVFAKVLCMMNATESMEWLKKHRPALACILIANDYSIFTSDTIDNYCEGVETAWTSQPGNGQEFQG; from the coding sequence ATGAGCAGGCGAATGGAATTTCCTTGCATGGGGACAGTTTTCAGCATCGAAGCTGATAATCCAGAAGCATTGGAAAAGTGGTTTCACCGTGCTGAAGCAAAATATTCACGGTTTATCAAAAGTAGTGAGGTTTCTCATCTAAATGATCAAACCGTGTCCAATACATGGTTGGACGTTTCAGAAGAATTTTATTTCATTTTAAAAGAGATGGACAAGTATAAAAGTCTTACCCAGTCATTGTTCAACCCTTACTTAGGAGCCCATATCAAAGCATTGGGGTATGAGCATTCCTTTTCCAGAATTAAAAACAGCTCTTTTCAGCCTTATACACCTTTTGTCCATGGGGAATCAATCCTTTTCCACCCCAGTCAACCAAAAGTAAAGAAAATAGCGAACATGGAAATTGATCCAGGCGGATTCGTAAAAGGCTGGAGTGCTGATCAAGGGTTTTTACTGGCTCAAGGGGAAGAGTGTGTTATTAATGCAGGCGGTGACATGCGTTTTCGTTTTCTTAAACCACAGGTCATCGGGATCACAAATCCGTTCGATTTCGAAACAGATATTGCCCGGATCACTTTGCAGGCTGGAGCTTTAGCAACTTCCAGCGTAAAGTACAGGCGCTGGAAAACTTTAGACGGTGAGAAACATCATCTATTAAATGGACAAACCGGGAAAAATCCAGTTTCTGACGTAGTACAGACGACAGTGTTCGCACCTTCAGCACCAGAAGCCGAGGTGTTCGCGAAAGTACTATGTATGATGAATGCCACAGAAAGTATGGAATGGTTAAAAAAACATAGACCTGCTCTAGCCTGCATCCTTATAGCGAATGACTATTCTATTTTTACCAGTGATACTATAGACAACTATTGTGAAGGAGTGGAAACCGCATGGACATCACAACCTGGGAATGGACAAGAATTTCAGGGCTGA
- a CDS encoding aspartyl-phosphate phosphatase Spo0E family protein encodes MKNKLMLKEIEACRLEMQRLAKLHSLTSKEVVYMSVRLDHLLNEYEELKQREQQPALKEASYC; translated from the coding sequence ATGAAGAATAAACTCATGTTAAAGGAAATAGAGGCTTGTAGGTTAGAAATGCAGCGTCTAGCCAAGTTACACTCGTTAACTTCTAAAGAAGTTGTATATATGAGCGTAAGGCTTGATCACCTTTTAAATGAATATGAGGAGTTGAAACAAAGAGAACAGCAACCTGCCTTGAAAGAGGCAAGCTACTGTTAA
- a CDS encoding H-type small acid-soluble spore protein: MKMQRAQEIAASPVMAAVTYNEAPVYIQHVDEKTEKVRIYPLDQPENELEVSLHELIEQKLH; the protein is encoded by the coding sequence ATGAAGATGCAACGGGCCCAGGAAATAGCTGCTTCTCCTGTTATGGCCGCTGTTACTTACAACGAGGCGCCTGTCTATATTCAACACGTAGATGAAAAAACAGAAAAGGTTAGAATTTACCCACTGGATCAGCCTGAGAACGAATTGGAAGTTTCATTGCATGAATTGATTGAACAGAAACTCCACTAA
- a CDS encoding ferric reductase-like transmembrane domain-containing protein yields the protein MDITTWEWTRISGLTSFCLLFFSIFAGLLHRSSFIAQKWKSYLYPFHQYAGWIGFLVIIFHATILLFDHYVSYHWYEVFIPFMSKSHRLLNGIGTTGLYGVFLILLSSDMMKRVGRSIWKKIHLFALPAYLLALVHGLFLGSDHTSSSIIGMYIVTSLLLVAAFIMKRRSFVLPQKGSHAVKEG from the coding sequence ATGGACATCACAACCTGGGAATGGACAAGAATTTCAGGGCTGACTTCGTTTTGTTTATTGTTTTTCTCCATTTTTGCAGGCTTGCTTCATCGCAGCTCATTCATAGCTCAGAAATGGAAAAGCTATTTGTATCCCTTTCATCAATATGCGGGCTGGATTGGCTTTTTAGTGATTATTTTTCACGCCACGATTTTACTCTTTGATCACTATGTAAGCTATCATTGGTATGAAGTCTTCATTCCCTTTATGTCCAAAAGCCATAGGTTATTAAATGGAATAGGTACGACAGGGTTGTATGGTGTCTTCCTCATTTTACTTTCATCCGATATGATGAAGAGAGTGGGGCGGTCCATTTGGAAGAAAATCCATCTTTTTGCACTGCCTGCCTATTTATTAGCGCTTGTCCATGGACTATTTCTTGGTTCGGATCACACTTCAAGCTCCATAATAGGGATGTACATTGTAACGTCCTTGCTTCTAGTAGCAGCTTTTATTATGAAAAGAAGAAGCTTTGTCTTACCACAAAAGGGGAGTCATGCAGTAAAGGAAGGTTGA
- a CDS encoding CdaR family protein: MDKLLKSPWFIRIISLILAVLLWVSVNLENNNQPDSQSLWFNDNSSETQVMNNIPLDVEFDSDQYVVSGLPQDVSVTVQGPKSVIAPVVRQKNFTVYVDLNGLKPGTHNVPVQHTGISNRITTTIEPKTVDVTIEKKISKEFQVGVDYINGSQISNDFDLGEAEMSPEKVTVTGAESVMDKVEVVKAIVNITNTEDSVEKMEAPVKVYDGQGNELNVLVDPPSVDVNVPVSKPKKKVPIELKPEGGAPEGVVVNSMTPQIEEVTIYGPHDVIDSINEITDIPIDISKINKDQTVEVTIPKPEGVTSINPEKVKVDIDVENSEENQS; encoded by the coding sequence ATGGATAAATTATTAAAGAGTCCATGGTTTATCCGGATTATCTCATTAATATTGGCTGTCCTCCTTTGGGTGTCTGTGAATTTAGAGAATAACAACCAGCCGGATTCCCAGTCTTTATGGTTCAATGATAATTCTTCAGAAACTCAAGTCATGAACAATATTCCATTAGATGTTGAATTTGACAGCGATCAATATGTCGTCAGCGGGCTGCCTCAAGACGTCAGCGTAACGGTTCAGGGGCCAAAGAGTGTCATTGCTCCAGTTGTAAGACAAAAGAATTTTACAGTGTACGTTGATCTAAATGGACTTAAACCAGGGACCCATAATGTCCCTGTTCAACATACAGGCATATCCAACAGAATTACCACAACAATTGAGCCCAAAACGGTAGACGTTACCATTGAGAAAAAAATAAGCAAAGAATTTCAAGTTGGTGTAGACTACATTAATGGAAGCCAGATCAGCAATGATTTTGATTTGGGAGAAGCTGAGATGAGTCCTGAAAAAGTCACCGTTACAGGAGCAGAATCTGTAATGGATAAAGTGGAAGTAGTAAAAGCTATTGTGAACATAACCAATACGGAAGACTCTGTAGAAAAAATGGAAGCTCCCGTAAAGGTTTATGATGGTCAGGGGAACGAATTGAATGTGCTCGTCGATCCTCCATCAGTGGATGTAAATGTACCAGTAAGCAAACCGAAAAAGAAAGTTCCAATTGAACTTAAACCTGAAGGAGGCGCTCCTGAAGGAGTAGTGGTCAATTCTATGACTCCTCAGATTGAGGAAGTAACAATTTATGGTCCTCATGATGTGATTGATTCAATAAATGAAATCACTGATATTCCTATCGACATATCGAAAATCAATAAAGACCAAACTGTAGAAGTGACCATACCTAAACCTGAAGGAGTGACTTCCATTAATCCAGAGAAGGTTAAGGTTGATATCGATGTCGAGAATTCAGAAGAAAACCAATCGTAA
- the cdaA gene encoding diadenylate cyclase CdaA, with amino-acid sequence MLDGGRDFLDYLLIAIDIALVWFVLYKLMMLIQGTKAVQLLKGIFVVLGIYLLSNLFGLTTLRWLMSQALTWGFLGIIILFQPELRRALEQLGRGSFFSRNTPEEEDIEKSIQAIIKSCNYMAKRRIGALITIERETGMGDYVETGIGIGGNLTSELLTNIFIPNTPLHDGAVILKDNQIIAAACYLPLSESPFISKELGTRHRAAMGISEVTDALTIVVSEETGGISCTKNGELHRNLDQEKLEEILRNELDISLKVSSGKSWGWRGNKDG; translated from the coding sequence ATGCTTGATGGGGGACGTGATTTTTTAGATTATCTATTAATTGCTATTGATATTGCCCTTGTCTGGTTTGTTTTATATAAATTAATGATGCTGATTCAAGGTACAAAGGCGGTCCAGTTGTTAAAAGGAATCTTTGTGGTCCTTGGGATCTATCTGTTAAGTAATTTATTTGGACTAACCACACTTAGATGGCTGATGTCGCAAGCACTCACCTGGGGTTTTCTCGGGATTATTATTTTGTTTCAGCCTGAGCTTAGAAGAGCGCTGGAGCAGCTGGGAAGAGGCAGTTTTTTCAGTCGGAATACCCCTGAGGAAGAAGACATTGAAAAGTCGATCCAGGCAATTATTAAATCGTGTAATTATATGGCCAAACGAAGAATCGGGGCCTTAATCACTATAGAACGGGAAACTGGGATGGGAGATTATGTGGAAACAGGTATTGGTATAGGGGGTAATCTTACCAGTGAATTACTGACCAATATTTTTATCCCGAACACGCCGCTCCATGATGGAGCCGTTATACTTAAAGACAATCAAATTATTGCGGCAGCTTGTTACCTGCCCTTATCGGAAAGCCCTTTTATCTCAAAAGAGTTAGGAACCCGCCACAGGGCAGCTATGGGAATAAGCGAAGTTACTGATGCTTTGACTATCGTCGTATCTGAAGAAACCGGTGGAATTTCTTGTACAAAAAATGGTGAGCTTCATCGGAATTTAGACCAAGAGAAGCTGGAAGAAATCCTGCGTAACGAGCTTGATATCTCTCTTAAAGTTTCCTCGGGAAAATCATGGGGATGGAGGGGGAATAAGGATGGATAA
- a CDS encoding anti-sigma factor family protein gives MKCNQEAVGLMHKYLDGDLNKEEERRLRDHLQSCPSCQNHFHELKRSITLVKNAGPVTAPSNFTANVMANLPKEKKRKNYTRWLQRHPLITAAAVFFILMFGGIFSEWNQDQQVTVSKQKNLVIQDNTVIVPDGVTVDGDLVVRNGDLKIEGKIDGDITIINGDILTDKHDEFYQDSGHYQAYVSGEVNEVNQVFEWIWYNAKNTVKDIFSFGTN, from the coding sequence ATGAAATGCAACCAAGAAGCGGTTGGCTTAATGCATAAATATCTGGATGGCGACTTAAATAAAGAAGAAGAGAGACGACTGCGCGACCACTTACAATCCTGCCCATCCTGCCAAAATCATTTTCATGAGTTAAAACGTTCGATTACATTAGTGAAAAATGCCGGACCGGTTACCGCTCCAAGTAATTTCACAGCTAATGTAATGGCAAATCTTCCAAAAGAGAAAAAACGAAAAAACTATACTCGCTGGCTTCAAAGGCACCCACTGATTACTGCTGCTGCCGTTTTTTTCATATTAATGTTCGGAGGGATTTTTTCCGAGTGGAACCAGGACCAGCAAGTAACGGTATCTAAGCAGAAGAATTTAGTGATTCAGGATAATACAGTAATCGTGCCTGACGGAGTTACGGTGGATGGGGATTTAGTTGTTCGAAATGGAGATTTAAAAATTGAAGGTAAAATTGATGGAGATATCACCATTATCAACGGAGATATTCTTACAGATAAACATGATGAATTTTATCAGGACAGCGGACATTACCAGGCTTACGTAAGTGGTGAAGTAAATGAAGTGAACCAGGTTTTTGAGTGGATCTGGTATAACGCGAAAAATACGGTGAAAGATATCTTTTCTTTCGGGACTAATTAA
- a CDS encoding DUF4870 domain-containing protein, protein MDQKPNNQGSSNPSSTGLEENIGGLLAYLLGFVTGIVFLIIEKKNETIRFHAWQSTIVFGGLALVTIVLNFIPVIGFLWNLIIGPLNLILWIVLMVMAYQGKRYHLPVCGDLADQQLRKMG, encoded by the coding sequence ATGGATCAGAAGCCGAACAACCAAGGCTCATCGAATCCTTCTTCAACCGGCTTGGAGGAAAACATCGGCGGGCTGCTTGCCTATCTATTAGGGTTTGTTACAGGGATTGTCTTTTTAATCATTGAAAAAAAGAATGAGACGATTCGTTTTCACGCTTGGCAGTCGACCATTGTTTTTGGTGGACTTGCATTAGTTACGATCGTGTTAAACTTCATCCCTGTGATTGGGTTTTTATGGAATCTGATTATCGGCCCACTGAATTTAATTTTATGGATTGTACTTATGGTCATGGCTTATCAAGGCAAGCGGTATCACTTACCGGTTTGCGGTGATCTCGCAGACCAGCAGCTTAGAAAAATGGGTTGA